The following DNA comes from Papaver somniferum cultivar HN1 chromosome 4, ASM357369v1, whole genome shotgun sequence.
ccaaatgtgtcgaatattaagttgtgagactaaaactaaatgctttaggaaattagaatcgacacatttgcttaagaatgaccactactctcattgtggtgaattatgtaagtcaaatcttattgacttagaggatcctcagttatttaggttattattgtgcgcttctaagatcatatttgagtttttccagactctaggatctaatgattcggatcccacctatgaagaaatgcagccaatgaaaattttctatttagaccctttcatagaacctgaacctgaaccacaattagatataaatttcttaatgaggaaactaagtaagggcatgctagtcttgttcactttcttggttcattgcagttttctttggtcagctctatttagttttgaagacccacagttatttcggctgttactttttgattctatgagatgactaattcctttcgatgtctggatgaagactttaaacttagcacttcttgggaggtaacccaatctcatgcaacacggtaatatatttccttaactcttttgcttcaaatagtaacaatttctctccttgttcatgcttttaattttatctttagaacattgaggacaatgttagatttaagtttgggggtataggagaaacttttcagttgcagaataaataaataaattccagagcttagaaatttatgcttattaaggttggcactaaccaatctaagtggatgggaacatcttggttataggagttgaggaaccaatctgattagatggaaacatcgaaagagtctattcataaaagcacagagctcaggtgttagtaataacatgatagtttcaccatatctcgttgagtccttttcacttatattcttattttgttttgtttttaaactatgtttctctaagagagtaggtggggcccacgattcaagttgttaccactgctagggtggactagagtgattgagataccaaaaaaagaaGACCATACCAATTATACCAATCGGAATAaacattaacacttggataacaatatgtgtgtgttctccctgtcgccgttgcctaagcaagcgtggaatgcaggagccgtgggaactatcatgtaatctgctgacaagaagcatgcacttggatccaaaagatctattcatgccgttaatcgaaaaaaaaatgttctatgtagtcaatcactggttcccttgtatatgccagtatgttgatattagtcagaccggtatctcagtccattaggataggttcatcctagtaatggccttcagacagatatgggaaacaccgttcacctagtaaacatcaaaaccatctatgtgcgattcaatcgctgaaactttgcggaaagatgtaatatatcataacagagctggtatggatgattgtttcgactgaatttggctggataatcacgtggaagaaatcagggcaacacgggtttaaaaatgatattcacggattttcagcaagtttgatgtgtgctgctcgtgtttggatgacacttagtcattgaagatgcgtgtataagctgtttacgcgtggagaatcatttcagggaagaaaatattcggaaaatattttcttttaacaccaagtaatggaggatcatggagagttaatgacgtgatttcttgtcgctgttgggtataaataggttccctgggtgtcctagaaggggtgtcgagagtttggggtcgataggagatctcatgagcgagaaatcaagagttgatgaaactctgtttctgatcctgctgatgatgaagaacacaaagaacacgaagaacagactcgcagggacagtcgcttatcaacagtgaaacacactcaaggcgtgggtcgtagatgtgggtcttagaaccacagcgacaataacacttctcttttatcgttcttttgtgacgcttcatgtgggtcgcacattagctgtttacaccattttctcttcttctcttcattgtaaacaccatttgagcaataaataaatattttgagcgtgtttttatcatgatgagctaaacccaacactgggacgacggaggaggatgaatttcatacacgggtaaatttattttattctttcttatgacttttgcattaatttaaaattgaaatatgatttgaattaattggttgttatttaatttgatgatgtatgcttagcttaggttttttgatacatcatgcttaggacttacaatcgatgttttgagaatctatcttgggaaaatcagagtccatgttaattttattgagttttaaaatttcaaagaatatatgaatgaaccttgtgtagtgaattcggccaaatccttagtccaagtacctctcgcccattgttaatattttttgtatatatattttttttattaaatctaaaaattccatttccttcacaagtctgaaacgaatcctatttactacaaccccatcaaaaatcataATCACATAACACCCAACACGACATGGCATGTGAAAATAACATTCATAAAACACTACCTAACACAACTAAATATACCACTATTCATGTATAGTTCACAAAAGAGCAATTACTTTGCAAAAGACATCGGATTTTTTATTTCTATAAAAtcactttatttttttcttttgatctcTGTTTTTTCTAAGTTTCCTtgttatcttgttatacacatgtGAAACACGTTGCAAAAGACGTGAGTCATTTGAGGATAAgtggaaaatgaaaaagaaaatctaaacgaAACTTAAGTCGATATTAAAGTAAATACCGAAATGTCGGAGAAGATTGAAATGATATGGATCAAGGGGTATAAAGTCGTGAGCACGAAATACTAGTTTTCTCTTGGTtctattttaaaagggttatacCAAGCATTATAATGAGGTGTTGTGCTTTGTTTTAGCTACATCATAGCGAACGTTAATCATTATGACTCATTTATTAGCTATAACGTGGTCAAAAGATCGAGTTTATTTAGTGAAGAGAACACATTTTCTCCCCATTACAACTAGACACGTATCTGTCTTCAATTATAACCCGATTTATGTTTTTACCTTTTTGTGTTCATGATATTTCTCTTTTAACTTTTTTATTTATCATAATATTATTCTTACCTATTATGTatccaattattttcttaattattGTTTATAATTGCTAACaaatatttaataaaatccgACTGAAtatagtttgatttttttttactgaaACTAAATTTTTGTGTCCCTATTTGTACGGAATCTAAGAAATGCTACCTCCCAAGCGATTGCTTTTTGACTATCCTTGGCTTAGCTGTAGCCAAGAAAAATGCCTAACCATGGTGCTTAGTTTTAGTAATGCTTTTTGTCAGAACAAGATGGGCAAGGAATGACCGTTTCAGGTTTTTCCGGTTTGATTTGTAAAAATAGTACAAAAAAACTGTTGCAAGATATTATATTATCAAAAAGAGTATCTTAATGTCtctttaataataaacattttgggTAATACTGGAAGTCcgctatataaatgtattttgttATAAATTGAATCGACAATGCAAACTGTTGGGATTTTTATACTAAAGATTTGGTAAAACCGTCGGAATGGCATTCATTGATAAATCAACGCAAACTACAGACGCTAACATTTTTTTAAAAGACAATCAGTTGAGTCGGTATTGAAAAGGACAGGGTACAAAGTACATCACAAACTTTTTCGTTCATGAACCTatttggacaaaacctaatacaaacaCAAGTATATCAAAGTAAAGATCATTGAAGAAGAGTGTATATAGTGTTTCTCTTTCTATTCGATAGTCAATATGCATGCACCAAAGAATGTCTGAACTAAGTACTTggacaatctcaaaaatcaatatccaagatcaatctagtcgtctCCAAATTAAAAGGAtctgaattctaacaagtatgagCTTGCAATCTATCATTTAAGATATGAATTGAACAAGAACCAGTTTTGTCTTATatctcaaataataaggacttaaCATATCCAGATTGATTAGGTACTACTTGTTTTACTCATATTATAAAGGTAAACAATACAATgctgaaaaggaaaaacacaagacacctgaaattttgttaaagaagaaAACTTCGCCTACAATAAAACCCCGAGACTTCGTCCATATTTgagaaccacactgtattaaaccgtcACAACCATTATAGCTTACTAtgagacttcagactggaatgtagttgagaccgaattaatcaTTCAGGATATTTAGCTGAAGTTTTGTTCTTTACgtttcttgaacctcgcaagattctacgtacttgattcccttagctgacatcctttacaacctaagagttgcttctacCCCGATGAAACTTTGATACTTATCTGCTTCAAACAGAAAAAcctatttgatttatttttttgatatgtttcattctaggtttggaaatctatttgcagtagacaaagtccagcaaacttcacgaatccggaacactttcactcagttagctgagaagacTGGACAACTAACCACCTCCCTATAACaatctaaacaaataaaataagaGTTCAGATATttatgttgaggaatcacaaagtctgaaacGAAAATAACTTtgtgatttgtatctatcttgttCTTGATTTAAAGTTCGTGAACTTCAATTACCAGTAGAACAAGATCCGAATACAAGAACTATCAGGTCAAATATAGTCCGATTGAGCTTCTCGAATCCCGAAGTGAAGTCGTGACCTAGAATACAGTTCTACGAAGAACCTAGGTTATAAAGGGCTACTCTAGCTTTGCAACTAGGACATAGGATTGCCACCGATTAAGAAATCACATTgcaagagtctctctatttataaatTTCCAAGAATTTATGtaactttgaattcaagctaagatagtttgagattcaagcaaacactttttcagtataaatgaaattcttattaggaatccATGTAAGAATGTAAAATGTCCGCCTTGAAATTACATAAAAGAGTATGTATTATGGTCAATGGTTCTGAAACCATGTACAATGATAGTCCATAACGAAAAACATGCTTTTGAAGTTAAAAGTACTTAGCGGTattcaataacactcaagactaCACAATGATCCACAAGTCCAAAGcgatttgtgcaaaaaaaaaaaaaaaaaaaaaaaaagttatcttAGAAATGTCTGTGAATGTTGCAGCAACGGCAAGCATAGTCATGCAAAATAGTCCGTGGACCTTCTACTAAATTGGAACTCTGTTCCTTCTAGTTTTGCTGTACTCTTGTATGAACAACACGTGACTTAGACCTAAGTCAATTCAAATGTCAATTCATAATATTCATTTTTCTTAATAGCGCACTGTTGGTATTAGGCTGGAAATCACGCAGTTATCATTTAACTTTGATGTGTTAGGACAGACTACTTAGGTTATGGGTTCCTATTATGTAAGTGAAGGTAGAAATCAAAGGAGAAGGTTGAGAAAAAAGAGCATCTAAATCAGGGACTGAGCCAGAAATTTCATATAAGAGATGCGAATTTGAAAAGAATTTATTTAAGGGAGCTTAttaagagattttttttaattagtaaAAATTTAGGGATCACCAATGAATTAACCAGAAATAGGAGGCGGGGACCACCCCTGAGCTCTACGTAGCTCCATCCCTAATCTAAATGTAACTGAAATCAATATCCATATATGCAAATATTTAAATGTTTGAGACAATTGAAATGATAGGAATCAAGAGATATAGAATcttgggcaaaaaaaaaaatctttgtttCAAGGAGCTATTATAAAATCGGGGGAAGGAAATACTAATCGACTTCAATTGAGGCTCTTCTGGATTGGTCCATATAGACAACAGAGTAGTAGTGTTGTCGGGTAATATttcatcaaaaagaaaatccGAAAGTTTCTTGACCACGATCAAATAAACCATTTCACTGTTTCAAATTTTATCGGTTTGACTCTTTTAAAAGtagttttcatcttcattatccAAATCAATAAATCAAAACTAAACTAGAGTTACCTGATGGGTACGGTAACTTGATGATGAACCGAATGACTACCAGCAACGGAACTTGCTACATACAACAATGATGCTGTACTTGGTGAGGTACATTAGCTAGACCCAATAGTACGTGTTCACCGAGGATATAGTCAGTAGGGGTGCACTGGTATTCCATGTTAGTGAATGTAAGTACGGCCCTCTCTTTTGCAAAAATGAAATCTTGTGCTCATGTAGTCTTGTTCTCCTTTTATCACGAGCTTCAATTTTGCACATGGAACTTCCCTGCTTCCAAAACCCGCACCGGGcaaggtcttcaacaataaatcATAATCCATTCCAAAACCGAAGTCATTTCCCATGATACTAGTAATGCAATTTGCTTTAGAGCGTGGATGTGCAATCACAGAATTATTGTTTCTCAGATAACTTTGATGTGTTAACACAAATTACTTAGGTTCCTATAATTTAAATGATGGTCGAAGGAAATTAAAAAGGAAAAGAGTAAAAAGCATCTGAACTAAACTAAAATCGATAATCATGGTAGATATATTGAAATGTTGGAGAAAGCTGAAGCTCAAAAGCTCAAACAATATGAGATAAAAGGGTGAATATTGCTGTTGCAAAAATAAAGGGACGACGAGTTGGTTCAGCGTATTGCAAACTTCAAAGATGGATTATAGTTTTGAAATATGGTATTCATTCGATCGTATTTACAAATGCTTTATTTAAGACTTATAGTATGCTTTAGCAATTTTATGTCTTAAAACGCCCTAACAGTAATGAAACTGAAAATATAAATATTCAAATGTTGGACaaacaaaaagaacaaagaaaacacAAATACTTACACATACAACTTGATAGAGTTCATTACAAATCTTATAATCCATATGCATACATATACTACCATGATTCAGTAACCATATAAATTCACCCGTATGGAAGATCATTCTGTTCTCATAATGTACTCTAGTCTCTTACAAGCCACTCTTTCAAATTTCTTGAACAACCATATcacaaacctaaataattgcCATACTGCAAGCAAAACAATTAATAGCAACCAAAAAGCAAGGAAGCTCTGTATAACATAATGGTTGGGGTTAGTGGCGTACATTCAAAACATGAATAACAAAGCTACCGATGCCATTGCTATCATCATAACAACCATCAAAGTCCACTTGAGACAACTTTGCTTGTAAGGAAATCCACATATAATCAGAACCATGACACTCAACGATGATAAAAATCCTATCGTGTCGACCAACTCAAAAACATAATAGCTGAATCCTGGCAGCTTTATAAAATTACCTATCTCGGTGCCATTAAAAATCCGGGATTCAAAAGTTGTACTCCTGTTGAAGAATGAATTGTTGATTGTGCAATTAGAACTAGCAGTGTTGATTAGTTTAACACAATCTCCACCAGGTGGGTTTAATCCAGCTTCAAACGTCATGGTGGCTATTAGGACAGCCACCACCATTAATGAGTTTGCATCTCGTCTCAAGTCACGATTGTtttcaaaatcatcatcatcatcttcttcctcactAGCATTCATTTTTTTCAtagtatttttcttctttcttttagttTCTTTCACCGATCTGCTAAGGATTGTTTGCGAGCCGATCATAGCGGGTTCAATTTGGTGTGAGGATGTGTCCATTTCGGAGAGAAGCAAGGTATTGGACCTATTGGAGGATCTTATAGCTCCGAAACTGCGAAGAACCTCACCTATTAGCAAGTCTCCTGATTGAGCTGGACATTGTAGTAACACATCCAAAGCGGTGAAACCATTTGCATTCAGGGTGTTTACCTCGGCTTTATTACTCTCTACCAAATATTTTATCATCTGCAAACATAATTAAGTAGAAATAACTGAGAAATAGAATTTGCATTTAAGATAATTATCAAGCAGGAATACAATTTCATTCCCATCTATTCGATAATATTAGGATTAAGACTCCCAAAATGTATGGGAATTCAAAACCCATGTGGATGTGGATGATAGGTTTAGGATTTCATCTCTTTAGTGATTAGGATTCCCTCACCACCTTCCAAACGTTCGATTTTTTGGATCTGACACGGGATCTGCATCTGACTCAGTGTCTGACTAGGTCCGGATCAAGCaccaaattgtttttttttttttttgatatctaATCGAGGTCTCACTAGAGTCATATAGCTGACCTGCATGTATATGGGTACATCTACCTGGgttcaaaagtttttcttttttaaaatctTTGATGGTTCGATGTAAAAATTAGATTCAGACGCACTGAGTCaccaaattacaaaaaaaaaaaattaaatcaagtTGATTAAGAAGTAAGCAGCATAAGAAACTGGTATTCATATGTACCTGGAGGTGTCTCATAGCAACAGCAAGGTGCAACACAGTATTTCCTTCATAGTCTTTACTCCTTAGAAGCTCCTCATCCTCAACAATTTTAAAGGCTTCAAACTGATTATACTTCACACAAAGATGTAATATTGTTTCGCCATGACTCGTACGTAACCGAGTCAACTCGGTTTAACATTAATAAATTCCTTAACAATATCGATATGACCTTTAATCACTGCCAAATGTAATGATATTTTCCCCTCGCGATCATGTATGAAGCAACAAGCAGTGTCGATCCTTAAAATATCTTTCACAATCTGGATGTGCCCTTTTGCCGATGCTAAGTGAAGAGGCGTAAAACCTTGCGAATTCAACTCGCCAGTTAGCTCAGGCTTTCGATTTAGCAACTCTTTTGTAAAatctaatggcaactgcaagatgaaacttagcttatataaagacaactctttttattgatgtttagaaaatctctcaaaactaaacacaagctctaatcttgctcatatgatcaaccacaactttggtgatcatatatatatagaactatgaattccttttcctattcctattaccttattacatgtctttccttttcttagaactagatgacttctaattcccttaggattacatcaatttcctaatcttgtcctaaccagcttgttagtgacttctatgttgaagtttaaccaacattctccccgttaagcttcaaccttacccatgacatatcttgtactccaatcaattgtctcatttcttcaaacttgatccgagctaatgcctttgtcaatatatctgctttttgctcagttcctggtatgtgttcaacgttgatgatctccttctcgatacattcttgtatgaaatgataccttttgtgaatgtgtttcgtcttcccatgaaacactggatttttagtgagtgcaattgcagacttattatcaatcttgatgagaactttttcaggttctcttcctttgatttcacccaataattcttgaagccatattgattgtttagctgcttctgttgcagccataaactcagcttcataggatgagagggctacaatgtcttgcttctgtgaacaccatgtaataggtgcttctcctagataaatgtatgaccagttgtaccttttccatcatcttggtcaatattattattgctgtcactatacccaacaattccttttgatcctccccgaccatacttcaatccacagctgattgttcctcttagatatcttaatatctgctttattacatcaccatgagacttgcgtggactctgcatataacgtcttgctactcccacagagaaagccaagtctggtcttgtgtgtaacaagtatctaaggcatccaacatttcttctataaatcgttggatcaatctcagcttcttcttgtgcctttgaaactttaagtccaaactccattggtatcttcgttggattacaagtttcaagtcctgcttctttcataattttccttgcataagcttcttgtttaatctgaatcacatctactccttgatggacttctatgccaaggtaataagtgagttttccgaggtctgacatctcaaactttgatgacatttctctcttgaactcattgatcaccttaagggagttgccagtcaaaaatagatcatctacatagactgcaatcacaagaagcgttcccttttcttctcttctgtatactgatgtttctttagagcacttaacaaatcttatttctcttaagatttgatctaactttgtattccaggctcgaggagcttgtcttagactatatagagcttttgataacttataaaccttatgctcttgtccttttacttcaaaaccttctggtttttCAACATatacatcttctcgcaattcaccatgtaagaatgttgtcttaacgtctaagtggtgaatttcccatgagtttgatgctgcttctgctattaagagacgaattgtctctagtctagcaactggtgcgaaaacttcatcaaagtctatgcctgattcttgaataTATCCCTTTGCTACAAGTCTTGctttatatttgttgacagtaccatcagcattccgttttattttgaagatccacttaagaccaatcacttttaccccacctggattatcaactagaaaccaagtcttgtttctgttgattgaaataatttcttctctatatgcttgtgtccatttagtcgagacctttgcttcctggaaattccttggttcatcattaacagaaagtagcataatctcacattcttctgcagcttgaagaacataatccttcagatactgtggcttttatatctgtcttgttgattttcgcagtggtggGATATCTTGAGcttcttggttttcttcttcttcttcttctacgttattctcagtgttttcaataTTCTCTCattcttcttgattatcatagTGATTCTCTTCAGTGTTGATGgttatgggtccttctccttcatcaattacttgaccccatatcATGTGAAACATACCTGGATACCTTCTTGGTCCAtctttagtttctttccagttccagtttgctttttcatcgaataccacatctcgactcactattactcttttcgttgttggattgaataatctgtaagctttggatccaggctcaattcctagatgtacaagagtctgagatcgatcatccagtttcttaagagttgcagaatcaacttttgtgtatgctttgcaaccaaacactcttaaatgatctatgtttggttttctctttcgcaaaattccacatggagtcatgtctttcagagctttcgtaggtatcctgtttatcaggtatgtggagtgtcgtacagattctccccatagataattaggtacctgcatagcctttaaagaacttcttgtcatctccattagagtcctgtttctcctctccaccactccgttttgttgtggtagccctcaaaccatcttgttctgagacatattttctaaggttctgaaacttatgtgtcctaaccttgcgtgccacttccatgtctgatcttccagtctcatattcagacacaatggccttccaatcatgaaacttatcttgtagagtctattctgtgagcgtgagactctaactaaaagtcttccacttgggtcatgaactgttagataatcttgtcgcattctaacatcacatccaacttctgtagcttgtcctaaacttagaatgttgctttgtaagtttgggatgaagtataTGTTTGTGACAAACTTcggttctccggtcttgctctaaaatagaattgatcctttcccttcaatttctacagaagatccatccccaaacttcacttgtcctttgattttctcattgagttcagaaaagtagtgtctcttaccagtcatgtgattgctggctccattatctaaataccagattcattcttctccatcctttgattcgtagttctttggtattagtttcccttcgtttaagaatacaacttcgtgcatgaaaagagttgtatcttcttcccttgtttcattcttgtttgcttcttccatattttgtattctttcagggcatacagaggagaagtgtccttgtttatcacatctgtaacaaataatgtttgatctatccttcttttctttcccttggttttgatcattctgacttgttgttctatcttgtgagttaaaccttcctccccttccccggcctctgtttactctaccacctcttccacgacctcttcctcttgtcgcagagttttgttgttaagagtttgtgtacaagagttttccttgagtttcttcattgttttcttcatcaaggattctctcttcatatgctttcaatcttccaattatatcttcatagatagtcttctttaaatctaagacttgttcgagagaagctatgatatgaatatacttggatcttagtaaactattgagaaacttctttaccagtttatcttcatcaatggattgtccaagtgacgcagcttttgaggctatctctgatagatttcctgcaaagctatcaatagtatcagtgtctttcatcttcattctttaaaattcagacattaaggtttgcagacgggcttctttaactcgatcagctccgagattacgtgcctttattgcatcgcaaattttctttgaagtttcctgttcaccaacttgtagaacaagacattctggtattgcttgaaagagtaatccaatggcaacattgtttttgtctgggtccaatgtaccaggatcaattgtttcccaaactttgtagattttcatcagtaccttcattctcatggcccatactgtgtagtttgtggcgttgaggattggaacttgtattgatggtggcgtgaaatATTTTGCacgtatgatggtgctctcgtctcccatggctcggtgtagacaggctctgataccaattaatgacaactgcaagatgaaacttagcttatataaagacaactctctttattgatgtttagaaaatctctcaaaactaaacacaagctctaatcttgctcatatgatcaactacaactttggtgatcatatatatatagaactacgAATTCCTTTTCccagtcctattaccttattacatgtctttctttttcttagaactagatgacttctaattcccttaggattacatcaatttcctaatcttgtcttgACCAGCTTGTTAGttacttctatgttgaagtttaaccaacaaaaTCAGTATGGCCTAACATAGCTGAAATGTGTAGAGGGTTTTCTTGGAGTGAACCCAATACCATAACTCTATCAAGAATTAGGGGGTCTTGTTGAATTAATTCAAGTACAGTATTGATATTACCTGCCACTGCTGCTTCATTAATCCGTCTCTCCATAATTATCAAACTCGATAACACACTTCTGTTTAACAAGCAAATTTTTTTGCCAGCCCTGCCGGC
Coding sequences within:
- the LOC113274475 gene encoding ankyrin repeat-containing protein ITN1-like, which gives rise to MDQEGIQLPLDFTKELLNRKPELTGELNSQGFTPLHLASAKGHIQIVKDILRIDTACCFIHDREGKISLHLAVIKGHIDIFEAFKIVEDEELLRSKDYEGNTVLHLAVAMRHLQMIKYLVESNKAEVNTLNANGFTALDVLLQCPAQSGDLLIGEVLRSFGAIRSSNRSNTLLLSEMDTSSHQIEPAMIGSQTILSRSVKETKRKKKNTMKKMNASEEEDDDDDFENNRDLRRDANSLMVVAVLIATMTFEAGLNPPGGDCVKLINTASSNCTINNSFFNRSTTFESRIFNGTEIGNFIKLPGFSYYVFELVDTIGFLSSLSVMVLIICGFPYKQSCLKWTLMVVMMIAMASVALLFMF